The Belonocnema kinseyi isolate 2016_QV_RU_SX_M_011 chromosome 10, B_treatae_v1, whole genome shotgun sequence genome has a window encoding:
- the LOC117182322 gene encoding uncharacterized protein LOC117182322 — protein sequence MLKHILTGQPSSAGSRHHHNDYQTSGALPLSGNLHQLHQDHNHLSGRNTRNGSDVYDSVVHPTAQRPTGPQFHQPTATTPSSGYRHPLNHSQLSVNNLSQRLNYTQNSHTLNLSTLSTSKHSVNSASPVVGGNDNIGSAGAHTLMSHGNQEKPKINGGLGISRISKLPNQPTPSPSSVQVQPIIQVSSGPNILPLNNSWSTTFSRSKIQETGVKEMLTSLGLLCLVSLLLALLSLTFLLKISPITAATSTLISPEEYAIVYQVTLALCALALSLNLCCLLVCAIQFLFAVKLVRSSYQGNR from the coding sequence ATGCTGAAGCATATCCTGACGGGGCAGCCGTCATCCGCGGGCTCCAGACATCATCATAATGATTACCAAACATCTGGTGCACTGCCTTTGTCCGGCAACTTGCACCAGCTTCACCAAGATCATAATCATTTGAGCGGACGTAACACACGCAACGGAAGTGACGTATACGATTCGGTAGTTCATCCAACTGCCCAGCGACCTACAGGACCACAGTTCCATCAGCCAACTGCAACTACTCCCTCATCGGGATACCGGCATCCCCTTAACCACTCACAATTGAGCGTAAATAATCTTTCTCAAAGGTTAAATTATACACAAAACTCCCATACTCTTAACCTATCAACCCTCTCGACGTCAAAGCATTCTGTGAACAGCGCCAGTCCCGTTGTTGGAGGAAATGATAACATTGGTAGTGCTGGGGCCCATACATTAATGTCCCATGGGAACCAAGAGAAGCCAAAAATCAATGGAGGATTGGGCATCTCTAGGATATCAAAGCTGCCCAATCAACCTACGCCGTCACCTAGTTCTGTCCAAGTCCAACCTATTATCCAAGTGTCTTCAGGACCGAATATTTTACCCTTGAATAATTCCTGGTCTACTACATTTTCCAGGAGCAAGATACAAGAGACAGGTGTCAAAGAGATGCTAACCAGTTTAGGATTATTGTGTCTCGTTTCTTTATTATTGGCTTTGCTATCCTTGACGTTCTTACTCAAGATTTCGCCTATTACTGCGGCCACAAGTACGTTGATTAGTCCTGAGGAGTATGCTATTGTCTATCAAGTTACTCTAGCACTGTGCGCTCTGGCACTGTCTCTAAATCTGTGTTGTCTGCTCGTCTGCGCCATTCAATTCCTGTTTGCTGTTAAGCTCGTGAGGTCTTCATATCAAGGAAATCGGTga